One part of the Gossypium raimondii isolate GPD5lz chromosome 1, ASM2569854v1, whole genome shotgun sequence genome encodes these proteins:
- the LOC105783761 gene encoding uncharacterized protein LOC105783761, with amino-acid sequence MGGSRAQVNKPHKTRFSSKSSRNIHKISQKDKNRIAKSNRNVTQGARAARLQRSKMLREQKKEALLKEKSASSGSASPPRVILLFPLSASVNVSSLAEDILRLLSADVSRALSSTVASSEYKLRATVLHAPHGDLLSCMEMAKVADLIAFVASATEQSTCDYIDSFGSQCLSVFRSLGLPSTVVFIRDLPTELKRRNDAKKIVTSSLTSEFPEDCKFYPADTKDDLHKFMWLFKEQRLTTPHWRNQRPYLIAQKVDMVPDDSSPEKCTLLLTGYTRAHSLSVNQLVHVSGAGDFQLSRIDIMKDPIPLNARKDHNAMDSDDIEDAEIIRSLAADPSSQEPLLVENVPDPLAGEQTWPTEAEMAEAERNQKQKRLRKRALPRGTSEYQAAWIVDDTDGEDSGVENDGEDDEDEDGMLLDEGESGFPSQEDTNNPDFEEDQASLHLRDSDEETENDSVMMEGDNMTREQIEDEIKKIKEAHAEDEEFPDEVDTPLDVPARKRFAKYRGLKSFRTSSWDPKESLPPEYARIFAFDSFARTQKHVVAKALKVEQEGRDDCAPVGSFARFYIKEVPFHAASNLCAASRTAPIVLCGLLQHESKMSVLHFSIKKHDSYDAPIKSKEELIFHVGFRQFVARPIFSTDNINSDKHKMERFLHAGRFSIASIYAPISFPPLPLIALKNAAGADTPAVAAVGSLRSIDPDRIILKKIILTGYPQRVSKLKATVRYMFHNPEDVRWFKPVEVWTKCGRRGRVKEPIGTHGGMKCIFNGGLQQHDTVCMSLYKRAYPKWPEHRFPANV; translated from the exons ATGGGAGGATCTCGAGCTCAAGTCAATAAGCCTCACAAAACCCGTTTCTCCTCTAAATCTTCTAGGAACATTCATAAAATCTCTCAAAAAG ATAAGAACCGGATTGCAAAATCGAACCGTAATGTAACGCAGGGAGCTCGAGCTGCTCGGCTTCAGCGAAGCAAGATG CTACGAGAGCAGAAGAAGGAAGctcttttgaaagaaaaaagcgCTTCAAGTGGATCAGCCAGCCCTCCCCGTGTCATT CTTCTTTTCCCTCTTTCCGCATCCGTGAATGTAAGTTCACTTGCTGAAGACATTTTGAGATTGCTTTCAGCAGATGTTAGCAGAGCTCTTTCATCAACAGTAGCTTCTTCAGAGTACAAACTGCGAGCAACA GTACTGCATGCTCCTCATGGGGACCTATTATCGTGTATGGAAATGGCCAAG GTTGCTGATTTGATTGCTTTTGTGGCATCAGCTACTGAACAAAGCACATGTGACTATATTGATTCATTTGGAAGTCAATGCCTTTCGGTGTTTAGGTCTCTAGGTTTACCGAGCACAGTCGTTTTCATTCGT GATCTGCCTACTGAGCTTAAAAGACGAAATGATGCAAAGAAGATTGTTACTTCCAGCCTTACTTCTGAATTTCCAGAGGATTGCAAGTTTTATCCCGCAGATACGAAGGACGACTTGCACAAG TTCATGTGGCTTTTTAAGGAGCAAAGACTCACAACTCCGCATTGGAGAAATCAACGGCCTTATCTCATTGCTCAAAAA GTTGATATGGTACCAGATGACTCCAGTCCAGAGAAGTGTACACTTCTCCTCACTGGTTATACACGTGCTCACAGCCTCTCAGTGAACCAGCTG GTTCATGTTTCTGGTGCGGGGGATTTTCAATTGAGTAGAATTGACATTATGAAGGATCCTATCCCTTTAAATGCTAGAAAAGATCATAATGCTATGGATTCTGATGACATTGAAGATGCTGAG ATCATTCGTTCCCTAGCTGCTGATCCATCAAGCCAGGAGCCTTTGCTTGTTGAGAATGTTCCAGATCCACTTGCTGGAGAACAG ACATGGCCCACTGAAGCAGAAATGGCTGAGGCTGAAAGAAATCAAAAGCAGAAGAGGTTGAGAAAGAGAGCTCTCCCTCGAGGCACTTCTGAGTATCAG GCTGCTTGGATCGTAGATGATACAGATGGAGAGGATTCTGGCGTGGAGAAtgatggagaagatgatgaggATGAGGATGGCATGTTGTTGGATGAAGGAGAAAGTGGCTTTCCCAGTCAAGAAGACACCAATAATCCAGATTTTGAGGAAGATCAAGCTTCCTTGCACTTAAGGGACTCTGATGAAGAAACTGAAAATGATTCAGTGATGATG GAAGGGGACAATATGACAAGGGAACAGATAGAGGatgagattaaaaaaataaaagaggcaCATGCCGAAGATGAGG aATTTCCAGATGAAGTGGATACTCCACTAGATGTTCCTGCTAGAAAGCGGTTTGCAAAATATAGAGGCCTCAAGTCTTTTAGGACATCCTCGTGGGACCCCAAA GAATCTCTACCTCCAGAATATGCCAGAATTTTTGCTTTTGATAGTTTTGCAAGAACACAAAAGCATGTTGTTGCAAAAGCTTTAAAAGTGGAGCAAGAGGGCAGGGATGACTGTGCGCCAGTTGGTTCATTTGCTAGGTTTTATATCAAGGAGGTTCCTTTTCATGCTGCTTCCAACTTGTGTGCGGCCTCAAGAACTGCACCCATTGTTTTATGTGGTCTCCTGCAACATGAGTCTAAGATGTCTGTTCTTCATTTTAG TATAAAAAAGCATGATAGTTATGATGCTCCAATTAAATCTAAAGAAGAACTCATATTTCATGTTGGTTTCCGTCAGTTTGTTGCTAG ACCGATCTTTTCAACTGACAATATTAATTCAGACAAGCACAAGATGGAAAGGTTTCTTCATGCCGGACGTTTTTCAATAGCATCAATATATGCTCCCATTTCTTTTCCACCTCTCCCCTTGATTGCCCTGAAGAATGCAGCAGGAGCTGACACACCTGCAGTTGCTGCTGTTGGTTCCTTGAGAAGTATTGACCCCgatagaataattttaaagaagatTATTTTAACTGG TTATCCTCAACGAGTATCAAAGTTAAAAGCCACAGTACGATATATGTTCCATAATCCAGAGGATGTGAGATGGTTTAAG CCTGTTGAAGTGTGGACGAAGTGCGGTCGTCGTGGTCGAGTTAAGGAACCCATTGGCACCCATG GTGGAATGAAATGCATATTTAATGGGGGCCTTCAACAACATGATACTGTTTGCATGAGCTTATACAAGCGGGCATATCCAAAGTGGCCGGAACACCGGTTCCCTGCTAATGTTTGA